The DNA window TCTCCGTCCGCCTCGCGCAGCCAGGTGTTGACCTCTTTCTGAACCTCCGCGTCACTTTCAAACTTCTGCAAGTTGTTCACAAGGTTATGACGGATTGTTTCGCTGCTACACACTCCTTCAAGCTTCTCTTCCAAGTCCCTAATTGTCGCTCGGCGGTTTTTGATCATTTCTGCCTCCACTGCTTGAACAATCGCATCCGAGACCGACGGTCGGCCACTTCTCTCCTCGTCGTGAACATTAGTGCGCCCGGAATTGAACTCGCGGCTCCACTTACGCACGTTTTTTATGTCCATACACTTTTCCCCGTAAACTTCAACTAGTTGACGATGGATTTCAATAGGTGTCACCTTTTTCGCACTCAAAAAACGTATTACAGAACGCAATTCGCACTTGGACGCTGACGCGAGGGGTACCTCCATCGTTGACGGCTGCTCAGCCAAGACTGAGCGGTCGGGGAAGCCTCACCCAGCAGCAAAGTGGTAGTGGGGGAACCAAGGAACTCGGCGGTGTTGCCAGATTTCGCCTAGCGCGTGATCCGGCGAAGTTGCAGCGTTGGAGACCTTACTTTATTGTCAGCCCTCGTATGTGGAGATGCGTTGAGTGCACGACTAACGGTAGTTTTTTGCACTAGGAGATCGAGTTTGTTAAAAATCTGGTGGCTAATAAAGTGATTTGGCGATGCTTCCTGTTCGTCTTTTTGTTTAGGTGTCAATTTCGAGATCCCCTTGGTGTGTGCCATCAAATAATATTCCATGAGATTTTTCAGGTAGTTGCGAACAAGTTTGAACAAGTCTGATTCGTGAATATTCCGTGAAATCTCACGAAAATACTCACCAGAATCAGCCAAAATCTAGAGTTGACTTTATTCGCCATCTGTCAATGGTTTTGTTCTTCCCGTGCATACtaataattcaaataaataacatgTACTGCACAAATAAGACTAATGAAAAGAgcagatttatttaaatactgATGTAGGCCCAACTGTATTCGAGAATTGCGATACATATTCACTGCGTCTAAACTTATGCAATGCCCCTTTGGGATGTTCGGTAGAACGGGAGAACGCGATATTCGGATTAGGTTTTCGTGCGGATGACTTACTCGGTTGAAGTACAGAATGCAAGAGGGCGTTTATTCGTCATGTTCGTCTGAGGAACATAAGGACGAGCTCCTTATCGTGCTGCTATCGGGCAGATTCCTATTTTCTGGTATCGAGCAGAttgcttgctgctgctgtcgagcAATTCCCTACATCAATTCCCCTTTAATAAATCAATAACGTTGCGGTATTGTGGTCGCGCGACCTAATCGTGtggtgtacgttttttttgtcggccACTGTCGTAGTACTTTCTGGGAGAAGATCTTGTTGCGCGATGTTTTGGTCCAATGCGTCTATGTATGCAGCCTTcacacgatcgatcgatactTCTACGTTTCTACCTCTAACACAAATAACGAAAGTCttatcttttttgttaattatcCTAAACGGTCTCTCGTAAAGAGGTGTTAGTGTCGATCGCACGGCATCGATGCGTAGCCACACATGCGTACATGATTTTAATTCTGCTTGGATAAACGGGATACTTTTGTTATGGTGCTGAGTTTGTGTTGCTTTAATCTGGCTCATTGCTTGTTTTAGATTATCAACATATTCTTGTGTTGCACCTGTTTGCGTTCCACTGGTATCGAAAAATTCACCGGGCAAACGAAGTGTTGTTCCGTACGTTAACTCTGTTAACGTGGTTCGGAGTGTTACCGGAAATAGGGTTCGGAATGTTACCGCGTGTGTGGTTCGGAGTGTTACCGGAAGTGGGGTTAGGATGTTCCTGTCTCTTTTTAATAAACGGATCGCAtataatcgttttttttcggggtgtgGTTATCGTTCACGAATGAAAATGTTACGCGTTTGCGGTGGGAACTACTTACGGTTTGTTCTTTGAATGTACTGGTATGCCttccgcgaaaaaaaaatgcactggACGCGATTGTCGCCTTCTCTCTGCTTCTCGCATTTCTCCGCTTTCGCTCCTGTAGTGATACCCATATATCCATCGTCGGGATGCTGACGGATTTCGGCTGCCACGTGAAGAGCTGAAAGGTCGTTTGCTCCTCCTGTCCCTTGACCTTGCTGTATAACGGGAGCGTGCTGCGTACTGCGATGAGCGTCGATCCACCGATAGCACTTCGTCTAAGCACCGAGAGAGTTTCTCGATCCGATCCTCCAGTGAAGAGATGTGGTCCGATGATGTGCGTGATGCATCATGCGTCCGTGGGGCTTCTCGTTGAACCGCTGAGATTTCGGTGCGTGGCGCTTCCATGATTTTATCGGCTACGCTCGCCTGTTCGTCGAGCGTTGCAGTGGTAATGATTGAAGTAATGATTGAGCGCACTGTATTTGGAAGTGCGCGCAACCAAATGTTTAGAAGGACACTGTTGGATCATCCTTCTCCAACTAACCTTCTCATTTCCGACAGAAGCTTGCTGGGCTTCTGGTTGCCCAAGGAAACTCCAGATAAAAGGTTGGTTAGCCGCTGATTTTCTGAGGGTTGGAAATACTCTAATACGGCGTTTTTCATCGTCTGGTAACGATTCGTGCTCTCACTTTTGTTGCATTTCGCGATGGCCAGCGCCACGATGACAGTGTTGAACTTCTGCTTGTCGGATTTTACGTCATTCACGTGAAATGCTGCTTCGAGGCACAGAAACCAAGTGTCGACATCATCCACGCCGAAATCAGGAAAGCTGATCTTAGATATTATATGTCTCTCCTCTTTTTCCGCTTTGATGCTCACAGTCGGTGCGCTGGGGGCCGCATGGGTTGTTTGGGG is part of the Anopheles funestus chromosome X, idAnoFuneDA-416_04, whole genome shotgun sequence genome and encodes:
- the LOC125768033 gene encoding protein GVQW3-like — protein: MEVPLASASKCELRSVIRFLSAKKVTPIEIHRQLVEVYGEKCMDIKNVRKWSREFNSGRTNVHDEERSGRPSVSDAIVQAVEAEMIKNRRATIRDLEEKLEGVCSSETIRHNLVNNLQKFESDAEVQKEVNTWLREADGEWYSAGIDKLIVRMRKVLEKNGDYVEK